The Aphis gossypii isolate Hap1 chromosome 3, ASM2018417v2, whole genome shotgun sequence genome includes a region encoding these proteins:
- the LOC114124941 gene encoding 5'-nucleotidase domain-containing protein 1 yields the protein MTETFKLSDYDCIGFDLDNTLCEYRIGPMVQMIYDVLIDYLIKNYNYSAKHLRQPIDFDFFQRGLILDAEKGNILKINGTGQILRAAHGTKFMTDEEIESVYGPNRTWSVTDVFVQNFLETWNGPMSEQIRPLLDFFDIPVSLVFGRCIDGIDNVSRPQTYNVWPDVLKGLIYMYSRENFSANTGDYFPYLKSTPSLYYNKCPEYVLKWLKELKQTKKVFLISGSHVDYANFTATQSLGENWKDLFDIAVFYSRKPGFFTANKPFYSTDSQMLNECDVVENIQFKNIYSQGNWNQLHDLFKKETGKSNPKCLYVGDNILQDVVAPAKFSGLDTIAVVEEMKLDSNDNDINPDNDMLKINKWSSYLVDSDKRDTSIWTSFIANHGKLCIPSIKHLAKKPINFEFTPFTKNKVVLNGNGFFPFIPNSLYKIIK from the coding sequence ATGACGGAGACGTTCAAATTATCCGACTATGATTGCATTGGTTTCGATCTGGACAACACATTGTGTGAATACCGCATAGGGCCCATGGTACAGATGATTTATGACGTACTAATCGATTAcctcataaaaaattacaattactcAGCCAAACATCTGCGACAGCCGatagattttgatttttttcagagGGGTTTGATTTTGGATGCTGAAAAaggaaacattttaaaaattaatggtaCTGGTCAGATATTGAGAGCAGCCCATGGCACTAAGTTCATGACCGACGAAGAAATCGAGTCCGTGTATGGTCCGAACAGGACGTGGTCAGTAACCGATGTGTTTGTACAAAATTTTCTTGAAACCTGGAATGGACCTATGTCCGAACAAATCAGACCACTTCTTGATTTTTTCGATATTCCTGTGTCGCTTGTATTTGGACGTTGTATAGACGGTATTGATAACGTATCTCGCCCTCAAACCTACAATGTTTGGCCAGATGTATTAAAAGGCTTAATCTACATGTATTCTAGGGAGAACTTTTCAGCAAATACTGGTGATTATTTTCCATACTTAAAATCAACTCCctctttatactataataaatgtcCCGAGTATGTGCTCAAATGGCTTAAAGAActaaaacaaactaaaaaagttTTCCTGATATCAGGATCACATGTAGACTACGCTAATTTTACGGCTACACAGTCATTAGGTGAAAACTGGAAAGACTTATTTGACATAGCTGTTTTTTATTCTAGAAAACCTGGATTTTTTACTGcaaataaaccattttataGCACAGACTCTCAAATGTTAAATGAATGTGATGTTGTGGaaaatatacagtttaaaaatatttatagtcaaGGTAATTGGAATCAGttacatgatttatttaaaaaagaaactgGGAAGTCTAACCCAAAGTGCTTGTATGTTggtgataatatattgcaaGACGTTGTAGCGCCTGCAAAGTTCTCTGGTCTTGATACTATAGCTGTTGTTGAAGAGATGAAACTAGAttcaaatgataatgatattaatccTGACAATgacatgttaaaaataaacaaatggaGTTCATATCTAGTTGACAGTGACAAGAGAGATACATCCATATGGACTTCGTTCATTGCAAATCATGGAAAACTTTGTATTCCATCCATAAAGCATTTGGCAAAAAAGCccataaattttgaatttacaccatttactaaaaataaagtgGTTTTGAATGGTAATggtttttttccatttatacctaatagcttatacaaaattataaagtaa